The Streptomyces sp. NBC_01689 genome includes a window with the following:
- the rimI gene encoding ribosomal protein S18-alanine N-acetyltransferase, producing the protein MRWWDIDPVLELEKDLFPEDAWSRGMFWSELAHARGPEATRRYVVAVEGDRLVGYAGLAAAGDLGDVQTIAVRRDQWGTGLGGRLLAELLRAATAFECAEVMLECRVDNVRAQKLYERFGFEPIGFRRGYYQPGNVDALVMRLNDPSTSVNGVQGTEING; encoded by the coding sequence ATGCGCTGGTGGGACATCGATCCCGTCCTGGAGCTGGAGAAGGACCTCTTCCCCGAGGACGCCTGGTCGCGGGGGATGTTCTGGTCCGAGCTGGCCCACGCCCGCGGCCCGGAGGCGACGCGCCGGTACGTGGTCGCCGTCGAGGGCGACCGGCTCGTCGGGTACGCGGGGCTCGCCGCCGCCGGTGACCTCGGCGACGTGCAGACGATCGCCGTCCGCCGTGACCAGTGGGGCACCGGACTCGGCGGTCGGCTGCTGGCCGAGCTGCTGCGGGCGGCGACCGCGTTCGAGTGCGCCGAGGTGATGCTCGAGTGCCGCGTCGACAACGTCCGCGCGCAGAAGCTGTACGAGCGCTTCGGCTTCGAACCCATCGGCTTCCGGCGCGGCTACTACCAACCGGGGAACGTGGACGCCCTGGTGATGCGTCTCAACGACCCCTCCACCTCCGTAAACGGCGTACAAGGAACCGAGATCAATGGCTGA
- the tsaB gene encoding tRNA (adenosine(37)-N6)-threonylcarbamoyltransferase complex dimerization subunit type 1 TsaB, which yields MLLLALDTATPAVTVALHDGTSVIASSSQVDARRHGELLLPAVDRVLTEAGLRLDAVTGVVVGVGPGPYTGLRVGLMTADTFGLALGVPVHGLCTLDGLAYAADLDGPFVVATDARRKEVYWARYADSRTRVSEPAVDRPADLVLDGLPAVGAGALLYPDTFPDVRAPEHVSAAALASLAAERLAAGEELEPPRPLYLRRPDAQVPKNYKVVTPK from the coding sequence GTGCTCTTGCTCGCTCTGGATACCGCCACCCCCGCCGTGACCGTCGCCCTGCACGACGGCACGTCCGTCATCGCCTCCTCGAGCCAGGTGGACGCGCGCCGGCACGGAGAGCTGCTGCTGCCGGCCGTCGACCGTGTGCTCACCGAGGCCGGTCTGCGGCTCGACGCCGTCACCGGCGTCGTCGTCGGCGTCGGCCCCGGTCCGTACACGGGACTGCGCGTCGGCCTCATGACCGCCGACACCTTCGGTCTCGCGCTCGGCGTGCCGGTGCACGGCCTGTGCACCCTCGACGGGCTCGCCTACGCCGCCGACCTCGACGGCCCCTTCGTGGTCGCGACGGACGCGCGCCGCAAGGAGGTGTACTGGGCCCGGTACGCCGACTCCCGCACCCGCGTCTCCGAGCCCGCCGTCGACCGGCCCGCCGACCTCGTCCTCGACGGCCTGCCGGCCGTCGGCGCGGGCGCCCTGCTCTACCCCGACACCTTCCCGGACGTCCGCGCGCCCGAGCACGTCTCGGCGGCCGCGCTCGCGTCGCTGGCGGCGGAGCGGCTGGCCGCGGGCGAGGAGCTGGAGCCGCCCCGGCCGCTGTACCTGCGCCGCCCGGATGCCCAGGTGCCCAAGAACTACAAGGTGGTCACCCCCAAGTGA
- the tsaE gene encoding tRNA (adenosine(37)-N6)-threonylcarbamoyltransferase complex ATPase subunit type 1 TsaE, with amino-acid sequence MEAPAAPHNPAEPAAARDGVHVTVHSPDQMRELGLRLAGLLRAGDLVMLNGELGAGKTTLTRGLGEGLGVRGAVTSPTFVIARVHPSLVDGPPLVHVDAYRLGGGLDEMEDLDLDVSLSDSVIVVEWGEGKVEELTDDRLHVVIHRAVGDTTDEVRHVTLTGLGARWADTDLGGFTA; translated from the coding sequence ATGGAAGCACCAGCAGCACCGCACAACCCGGCTGAGCCCGCCGCCGCGCGGGACGGCGTCCACGTCACCGTCCACTCGCCCGACCAGATGCGGGAGCTCGGCCTCCGGCTGGCCGGGCTGCTGCGCGCGGGTGACCTGGTGATGCTCAACGGGGAACTCGGCGCGGGCAAGACGACCCTGACCCGCGGACTCGGCGAAGGGCTGGGCGTACGCGGCGCCGTCACGTCCCCGACGTTCGTCATCGCCCGTGTGCATCCCTCCCTCGTCGACGGTCCGCCGCTCGTGCACGTGGACGCGTACCGCCTGGGCGGCGGGCTCGACGAGATGGAGGACCTCGACCTCGACGTGTCGCTCTCCGACTCGGTGATCGTCGTGGAGTGGGGCGAGGGCAAGGTCGAGGAGCTGACCGACGACCGGCTGCACGTCGTCATCCACCGCGCGGTGGGCGACACCACGGACGAGGTACGGCACGTCACGCTGACCGGGCTCGGCGCGCGCTGGGCGGACACGGACCTGGGCGGGTTCACGGCGTAG
- a CDS encoding alpha/beta fold hydrolase, with the protein MSESSAEAVTDVAAAAVASAAGNWRKAGIAGVAIGVVAAGAAAGVAIERLTVGRGMRNKARLALDSTGPYGSLRGTPGKAYAEDGTELYYEVDDVEQDVTFTPRRRRLFGRKAPAPVTVVFSHGYCLNQDSWHFQRAALRGVVRTVHWDQRSHGRSGRGVGQSKDGTPVTIDQLGSDLKAVIDAAAPEGSVVLVGHSMGGMTVMALADRYPELIRDRVVAVALVGTSSGRLGEVNFGLPVAGVNAVRRVLPGVLKALGQQAALVERGRRATADLFAGIIKRYSFASRDVDPAIARFAERMIEGTPIDVVAEFYPAFTDHDKTEALARFADLPVLVLAGVGDMVTPSEHSEAIADLLPDAELVLVPDAGHLVMLERPEVVMDRLADLLMRAGAVPAGATVGGYGSTSSTAQPG; encoded by the coding sequence GTGAGCGAGAGCAGCGCGGAGGCCGTGACGGATGTCGCCGCGGCGGCCGTCGCCTCCGCCGCCGGGAACTGGCGCAAAGCCGGTATCGCCGGTGTCGCCATAGGCGTGGTCGCCGCCGGCGCGGCGGCCGGAGTCGCCATAGAGAGGCTCACGGTCGGCCGCGGCATGCGGAACAAGGCGCGCCTCGCGCTCGACTCGACCGGCCCGTACGGCTCCTTGCGCGGCACCCCGGGCAAGGCGTACGCGGAGGACGGCACCGAGTTGTACTACGAGGTGGACGACGTCGAACAGGACGTCACCTTCACCCCGCGCCGACGCCGGCTCTTCGGCCGCAAGGCCCCGGCTCCGGTCACGGTCGTCTTCAGCCACGGTTACTGCCTCAACCAGGACTCCTGGCACTTCCAGCGGGCCGCGCTGCGCGGGGTGGTTCGCACGGTCCACTGGGACCAGCGCAGTCACGGCCGCTCCGGCCGCGGGGTCGGCCAGTCGAAGGACGGCACGCCGGTCACCATCGACCAGCTCGGCAGCGACCTGAAGGCCGTCATCGACGCCGCCGCCCCGGAGGGGTCGGTCGTGCTGGTCGGGCACTCCATGGGCGGCATGACCGTCATGGCCCTCGCCGACCGGTACCCCGAGCTGATCAGGGACCGGGTCGTCGCCGTCGCCCTGGTCGGTACGTCCTCCGGCCGGCTCGGTGAGGTCAACTTCGGTCTGCCGGTCGCGGGCGTCAACGCGGTACGGCGCGTGCTGCCCGGGGTGCTGAAGGCGCTCGGCCAGCAGGCCGCCCTGGTCGAACGGGGACGGCGGGCCACGGCCGACCTGTTCGCGGGGATCATCAAGCGGTACTCGTTCGCCTCCCGCGACGTCGACCCGGCCATCGCGCGATTCGCCGAACGGATGATCGAGGGCACGCCGATCGACGTGGTCGCGGAGTTCTACCCGGCCTTCACCGACCACGACAAGACCGAGGCGCTCGCGCGCTTCGCCGATCTGCCGGTGCTGGTGCTGGCCGGCGTCGGGGACATGGTGACGCCGAGCGAGCACAGCGAGGCGATCGCCGATCTGCTGCCGGACGCCGAGCTGGTGCTCGTGCCGGACGCCGGACACCTGGTCATGCTGGAGCGCCCCGAGGTGGTCATGGACCGGCTCGCGGACCTCCTGATGCGCGCGGGCGCCGTCCCGGCAGGGGCTACCGTGGGTGGCTATGGAAGCACCAGCAGCACCGCACAACCCGGCTGA
- the alr gene encoding alanine racemase produces MNETAPLRARAEIDLAALRANVRTLRAHAPSAAVMAVVKSDAYGHGAVPCARAALEAGATWLGTATPEEALALRAAGVPGRVMCWLWTPGGPWREAVEADLDVSVSGMWALREAVAAAEAAGVPARVQLKADTGLGRSGCQPADWPELVTEALRAEAGGRIRITGLWSHFACADEPGHPSVAAQLALFREMVAYAEERGVRPEVRHIANSPATLTLPESHFDLVRTGIAVYGISPSPEIGTPADFGLRPVMTLSASLALVKHVPGGHGVSYGHHYVTPGPTTLGLIPVGYADGIPRHASGTGPVLVGGKWRTVAGRVAMDQFVVDLGGDEPPPGSEAVLFGPGDRGEPTAEDWARAAGTIAYEIVTRIGTRVPRVHVNREQDG; encoded by the coding sequence ATGAACGAGACTGCACCGCTGCGCGCCCGCGCAGAGATCGACCTGGCCGCCCTGCGGGCCAACGTGCGGACCCTGCGCGCCCACGCGCCGTCCGCGGCCGTGATGGCCGTGGTCAAGTCCGACGCCTACGGCCACGGGGCGGTCCCGTGTGCCCGCGCGGCGCTCGAGGCCGGGGCCACCTGGCTCGGCACCGCGACGCCCGAGGAGGCCCTCGCCCTGCGGGCGGCGGGGGTCCCGGGGCGCGTCATGTGCTGGCTGTGGACCCCGGGCGGACCCTGGCGGGAGGCAGTGGAGGCCGACCTCGACGTGTCGGTCAGCGGGATGTGGGCGCTGCGGGAGGCCGTCGCGGCGGCCGAGGCGGCCGGCGTCCCGGCCCGCGTCCAGCTCAAGGCCGACACCGGCCTCGGACGCAGCGGCTGCCAGCCCGCCGACTGGCCCGAACTGGTCACGGAGGCCCTGCGCGCCGAGGCCGGGGGACGGATCCGGATCACCGGTCTGTGGTCGCACTTCGCCTGCGCCGACGAGCCCGGTCACCCCTCCGTGGCGGCCCAACTGGCCCTCTTCCGCGAGATGGTGGCGTACGCCGAGGAGCGGGGGGTGCGCCCCGAGGTCCGGCACATCGCCAACTCACCGGCCACGCTGACCCTGCCCGAGAGCCACTTCGACCTGGTCCGCACGGGGATCGCGGTCTACGGGATCTCGCCCAGCCCCGAGATCGGCACCCCGGCCGACTTCGGGCTGCGCCCGGTGATGACGCTGAGTGCGTCGCTGGCGCTGGTCAAGCACGTACCGGGTGGTCACGGCGTCAGTTACGGGCACCACTACGTCACTCCGGGCCCCACCACTCTCGGTCTGATCCCCGTCGGCTACGCGGACGGCATCCCCCGGCACGCCTCCGGCACCGGCCCGGTGCTCGTCGGCGGCAAGTGGCGGACGGTGGCGGGCCGGGTCGCGATGGACCAGTTCGTGGTCGACCTCGGCGGGGACGAGCCGCCGCCCGGCTCGGAGGCGGTGCTCTTCGGTCCCGGCGACCGGGGTGAGCCGACCGCCGAGGACTGGGCGCGGGCGGCGGGCACGATCGCGTACGAAATCGTCACCCGGATCGGAACCCGGGTGCCGCGCGTACACGTGAACAGGGAACAGGACGGGTAA
- a CDS encoding L,D-transpeptidase family protein — protein MTCRTAAVLLALLTVLPAQTALADTAGPLTPGPESPRAPATAAVPLEGLVPGVASGTGQPWQGLMDTPDQMLAPRVYTPSAGEDAVEPRDASAGADDLIEYVPASEAADRAPSCSGRTGPYQRQVERRLRRKADGKQSGGDCRAIRAFQVRHGIRPSTGFAGPVTWARMRLLSARKNPNAAGRCPVRASRVACVDLARQITWVQKGTKVLWGPVPMRSGRAGYRTRTGLFTIYWKHKNHWSTLYNSPMPYSQFFSGGQAFHAVYGSIYDPHGSWGCVNLRLADARSLWNVLRKGDRVSVWGRRAGT, from the coding sequence ATGACCTGCCGCACCGCGGCGGTGCTGCTGGCGCTGCTGACCGTGCTGCCCGCACAGACCGCCCTGGCCGACACGGCGGGCCCCCTGACCCCCGGCCCGGAGAGCCCACGGGCGCCCGCCACCGCGGCGGTCCCCCTGGAAGGCCTGGTGCCGGGCGTGGCATCGGGCACCGGGCAGCCGTGGCAGGGACTGATGGACACGCCGGACCAGATGCTCGCGCCGCGGGTGTACACGCCGAGCGCCGGCGAGGACGCCGTCGAACCGCGGGACGCGTCCGCGGGGGCCGACGACCTGATCGAGTACGTCCCGGCGAGCGAGGCCGCCGACAGGGCCCCGTCGTGCAGCGGCCGGACCGGCCCCTACCAGCGGCAGGTGGAACGCCGGCTGAGACGGAAGGCCGACGGGAAGCAGTCCGGCGGCGACTGCCGCGCGATCCGGGCGTTCCAGGTCCGCCACGGGATCAGGCCGAGCACCGGCTTCGCGGGACCCGTGACCTGGGCCCGCATGCGGCTGCTGTCGGCGCGCAAGAACCCGAACGCCGCCGGGAGATGCCCCGTCCGCGCCTCCCGCGTGGCGTGCGTGGATCTGGCCCGTCAGATCACCTGGGTGCAGAAGGGGACGAAGGTGCTGTGGGGACCGGTGCCGATGCGCAGCGGGCGCGCCGGGTACCGGACCAGGACCGGCCTGTTCACGATCTACTGGAAGCACAAGAACCACTGGTCGACGCTCTACAACAGCCCGATGCCGTACAGCCAGTTCTTCAGCGGCGGCCAGGCCTTCCACGCCGTCTACGGCAGCATCTACGACCCGCACGGGTCGTGGGGGTGCGTCAATCTGCGCCTCGCCGACGCCCGCAGCCTGTGGAACGTGCTCCGGAAGGGCGACCGGGTGTCCGTGTGGGGCCGCAGGGCCGGCACCTGA
- a CDS encoding NAD(P)H-hydrate dehydratase, translating into MRTAYSVETVRTAERELMARLPEGALMQRAAAGLAAACADVLGRVYGSRVVLLVGSGDNGGDALYAGARLARRGAGVTAVLLAPGRTHAGGLAALLRAGGSAVEGGDGGPGTARETVRRADLVVDGIVGIGGKGGLRPEAAALAESAADSRAVVVAVDLPSGVEADTGEVLGPAVRADLTVTFGTHKPALLIDPAREYAGSVRLVDIGLDLPDPPDLEALQHVDVAARLPAPGAESDKYRRGVVGIAAGSARYPGAAVLAVAGALRGGAGAVRYVGPAAEAVISRFPETLVSDLGPARAGRVQAWVVGPGAGDDASAVAEVLAADVPVLVDADGLRLADRATVRGRTAPTLLTPHAGEAAALLGVARESVERARLASVRELAALYGATVLLKGSTTLVADPGGGVVRVNPTGTAWLATAGSGDVLSGLAGSLLASGLSASDAGSVGAYLHGLAGRLAAEGAPVGAHDVAEAVRDAWRDVMG; encoded by the coding sequence ATGCGTACTGCGTACAGCGTGGAGACCGTGAGGACCGCCGAACGGGAGCTGATGGCACGGCTTCCCGAAGGGGCCTTGATGCAGCGGGCGGCCGCCGGACTCGCCGCCGCCTGCGCGGACGTGCTGGGGCGGGTGTACGGCAGCCGGGTCGTGCTGCTCGTCGGCAGCGGGGACAACGGCGGGGACGCGCTGTACGCGGGCGCGCGCCTCGCCCGGCGCGGAGCGGGCGTCACCGCGGTGCTGCTCGCGCCCGGACGCACCCACGCCGGGGGACTGGCCGCACTGCTCCGGGCCGGCGGATCGGCGGTCGAGGGCGGGGACGGCGGCCCCGGCACCGCGCGGGAAACCGTCAGGCGGGCCGACCTCGTCGTCGACGGCATCGTGGGGATCGGCGGCAAGGGCGGTCTGCGGCCCGAGGCGGCGGCGCTCGCGGAGTCCGCCGCGGACTCCCGCGCGGTGGTGGTCGCCGTGGACCTGCCGAGCGGCGTCGAGGCGGACACCGGAGAGGTCCTCGGCCCGGCGGTCCGCGCCGATCTGACGGTGACCTTCGGGACCCACAAGCCGGCGCTGCTGATCGATCCGGCGCGTGAGTACGCCGGTTCGGTGCGCCTCGTCGACATCGGGCTCGATCTGCCCGACCCGCCCGACCTGGAGGCGCTGCAGCACGTGGACGTGGCGGCGCGGCTGCCCGCGCCGGGGGCGGAGAGCGACAAGTACCGGCGGGGCGTGGTGGGGATCGCGGCCGGGTCCGCCCGGTATCCGGGGGCCGCCGTGCTCGCCGTCGCCGGGGCGCTGCGCGGCGGCGCGGGAGCGGTGCGCTACGTGGGGCCCGCGGCGGAAGCCGTGATCTCCCGTTTCCCCGAGACGCTGGTGTCGGACCTGGGACCCGCGCGGGCCGGGCGGGTGCAGGCGTGGGTGGTGGGGCCCGGCGCCGGGGACGACGCGTCGGCGGTGGCCGAGGTGCTGGCGGCGGACGTGCCGGTGCTCGTCGACGCGGACGGACTGCGGCTCGCCGACCGCGCGACGGTACGCGGACGGACCGCGCCGACTCTGCTGACCCCGCACGCCGGAGAGGCGGCGGCGCTGCTCGGGGTGGCGCGGGAGTCGGTGGAGCGGGCGCGGCTGGCGTCCGTGCGCGAGCTGGCGGCGCTCTACGGCGCGACCGTGCTGCTGAAGGGGTCGACGACGCTGGTCGCCGATCCCGGGGGCGGGGTCGTGCGGGTGAACCCGACGGGGACCGCGTGGCTGGCCACGGCCGGGAGCGGGGACGTGCTGTCCGGGCTCGCCGGGTCGTTGCTGGCGTCCGGGCTGTCGGCGTCGGACGCGGGGAGTGTGGGGGCGTACCTCCACGGACTCGCGGGGCGGCTCGCGGCGGAGGGGGCGCCGGTGGGGGCGCACGACGTGGCGGAGGCGGTACGGGACGCCTGGCGCGACGTCATGGGGTGA
- a CDS encoding holo-ACP synthase: MSIIGVGIDVAEIDRFRASLERTPGLAQRLFVEREVWLPSGERRGIASLAVRFAAKEAVAKALGAPGGMRWTDAEVYVEDSGRPRLRVRGTVAARAAELGVTSWHVSLSHDAGVASAVVIAEG, translated from the coding sequence ATGAGCATCATCGGGGTCGGGATCGACGTGGCCGAGATCGACCGGTTCCGGGCGTCGCTGGAGCGTACGCCGGGGCTGGCCCAACGCCTCTTCGTGGAGCGGGAGGTGTGGCTGCCGAGCGGGGAGCGCCGGGGTATCGCGTCCCTCGCCGTGCGGTTCGCCGCGAAGGAGGCGGTCGCCAAGGCGCTGGGCGCTCCGGGCGGAATGCGCTGGACGGACGCCGAGGTCTATGTCGAGGACAGCGGCCGGCCGCGACTGCGGGTACGGGGGACCGTGGCGGCGCGCGCGGCCGAACTGGGCGTCACGTCGTGGCACGTGTCGCTCAGCCACGACGCGGGGGTGGCCTCGGCGGTGGTGATCGCGGAGGGATAG
- a CDS encoding M16 family metallopeptidase → MTTEHERDTPGGPGPTTDGTGTTALTTEAAPTPTLTTTPTPVPDPLTAPTGPTAPSAPKALFSQAVTQGIPTLYAPRPGEITAGIFFRVGRADETLATSGITHLVEHLALHHLGLSDLHYNGTTSNTYTHFHVTGTQAEVVTYLNTVCAALRDLPLDRLETEKEILRTEAAGRGDGPDAQLPLWRYGAQGYGLSSYSQLGTWTLTPDQVRDWARTRFTRDNAVLWITSAEIPAALDLTLPVGTRIPAPAASSTLPVTPAFIHGADGHVVFDAVLRRSTAAAVFAEVLSRALFQDLRQEGGYSYTAQADYRPRDADFATLTAYADALPKKQDAVVGGFVDAFGRLRAGRVEQSELDAVRGKMLKMYDTPDLGAAMLPSDALNLLTGHPILSPEEHRAELAAVTVADLREVARAAWADGLLQVPGRGADWAGCAQAPRYSESAVTGTRHQSLEDERCTLVIGAEGVSLTTPGGPVTVRYDSVAAMTTRPDGARSLTGLDGFHLAIEPTLYRGVTEERIAAVDARVPAAARVPLPARVAEQIPQPPEPKASGPEARRPRWRAALRGLPFGLVALVVVDTVFGLGILFSVVHEATAAEPHWSRFLRLFLPTVLLVHYTRRAYHRHRHARG, encoded by the coding sequence ATGACCACGGAACACGAGAGAGACACACCCGGGGGACCCGGGCCCACGACCGACGGCACGGGCACGACCGCGCTCACCACCGAAGCCGCGCCCACGCCGACACTCACGACGACGCCGACGCCCGTGCCCGACCCGCTGACCGCTCCCACCGGCCCGACCGCTCCCAGCGCCCCGAAGGCCCTGTTCTCCCAGGCCGTCACCCAGGGCATCCCCACCCTGTACGCCCCCCGCCCGGGCGAGATCACCGCCGGCATCTTCTTCCGTGTGGGCCGCGCCGACGAGACGCTGGCGACATCCGGGATCACCCACCTCGTCGAACATCTCGCGCTGCACCACCTGGGCCTGTCCGACCTGCACTACAACGGCACCACGTCGAACACGTACACCCACTTCCACGTCACCGGTACGCAGGCGGAGGTCGTCACCTACCTCAACACCGTCTGCGCGGCCCTGCGTGACCTCCCGCTGGACCGGCTGGAGACGGAGAAGGAGATCCTGCGCACGGAGGCGGCCGGCCGTGGAGACGGCCCCGACGCCCAGCTCCCGTTGTGGCGCTACGGCGCGCAGGGATACGGCCTGTCCAGCTACAGCCAGCTCGGGACCTGGACCCTGACCCCCGATCAGGTGCGCGACTGGGCACGGACTCGCTTCACCCGGGACAACGCCGTGTTGTGGATCACCAGCGCCGAGATCCCGGCCGCTCTGGACCTCACCCTGCCCGTCGGGACGCGCATCCCCGCACCCGCCGCGTCCAGCACGCTTCCCGTCACGCCCGCCTTCATCCACGGCGCCGACGGCCACGTCGTCTTCGACGCGGTCCTGCGCCGCTCCACCGCCGCCGCCGTCTTCGCCGAGGTCCTGAGCCGCGCGCTCTTCCAGGATCTGCGTCAGGAGGGCGGCTACTCGTACACCGCGCAGGCCGACTACCGCCCCCGCGACGCCGACTTCGCCACCCTCACGGCGTACGCCGACGCGCTGCCGAAGAAGCAGGACGCCGTGGTCGGCGGTTTCGTCGACGCCTTCGGCCGGCTACGCGCGGGCCGCGTCGAGCAGTCCGAACTCGACGCCGTGCGCGGCAAGATGCTCAAGATGTACGACACCCCCGACCTCGGCGCCGCCATGCTGCCGTCGGACGCGCTGAACCTGCTGACCGGCCATCCGATCCTCTCCCCCGAGGAGCATCGGGCCGAGCTGGCCGCGGTGACGGTCGCTGATCTGCGCGAGGTCGCCCGCGCGGCCTGGGCCGACGGGCTGCTCCAGGTGCCGGGCCGGGGTGCCGACTGGGCGGGCTGCGCGCAGGCCCCGCGGTATTCGGAATCCGCCGTCACCGGCACCAGGCACCAGTCCCTGGAGGACGAACGGTGCACGCTGGTGATCGGCGCCGAAGGGGTGAGCCTGACGACGCCGGGCGGTCCGGTGACCGTACGCTACGACTCCGTCGCGGCGATGACCACCCGGCCCGACGGCGCGCGTTCCCTGACCGGGCTCGACGGCTTCCATCTGGCGATCGAGCCGACCCTGTACCGGGGCGTCACCGAGGAGAGGATCGCCGCGGTGGACGCGCGCGTGCCCGCCGCCGCGCGGGTACCGCTGCCGGCCCGGGTCGCGGAACAGATCCCGCAGCCGCCCGAGCCGAAGGCCTCCGGTCCGGAGGCCCGGCGGCCCCGTTGGAGGGCAGCGCTTCGGGGCCTGCCCTTCGGGCTCGTCGCCCTGGTGGTGGTGGACACGGTGTTCGGCCTGGGCATCCTGTTCTCCGTCGTCCACGAGGCCACCGCGGCCGAACCGCACTGGAGCCGGTTCCTCCGCCTCTTCCTGCCGACCGTCCTGCTGGTCCACTACACCCGCCGGGCGTACCACCGCCACAGACACGCCCGCGGATGA
- the glmS gene encoding glutamine--fructose-6-phosphate transaminase (isomerizing) produces MCGIVGYVGSQSALDVVMAGLKRLEYRGYDSAGVAVPADGGLAAAKRAGKLVNLEKELVDRPLPTGTTGIGHTRWATHGGPTDANAHPHLDNAGRVAVVHNGIIENFAELRGELAERGHELASETDTEVVAHLLAEEFSVCADLAEAMRLVCRRLEGAFTLVAVHADMPDVVVGARRNSPLVVGVGEGEAFLASDVTAFIDHTRSAIELGQDQVVELRRDGVTVTGFDGRPAEVRSYHVDWDAAAAEKGGYDYFMLKEIAEQPKAVADTLLGRIDAGGSLRLDEVRIPVRELREVDKVVIVACGTAFHAGLIAKYAIEHWTRIPCEVELASEFRYRDPILGARSLVIAISQSGETMDTLMALRHARDQGSKVLAICNTNGSTIPRESDAVLYTHAGPEVAVASTKAFLTQLVACYLVALYLGQVRGTKWGDEIQAVIRDLSHISGEVERVLETMEPVRQLARTLADKRTVLFLGRHVGYPVALEGALKLKELAYMHAEGFAAGELKHGPIALIEEDLPVVVVVPSPRGRSVLHDKIVSNIQEIRARGARTIVIAEEGDEAVVPYADHLIRIPVTPTLLQPLVATVPLQVFACELATARGNEVDQPRNLAKSVTVE; encoded by the coding sequence ATGTGCGGAATCGTGGGATACGTGGGGTCGCAGTCGGCGCTTGACGTGGTGATGGCCGGACTGAAGCGACTGGAGTACCGGGGGTACGACTCGGCGGGCGTCGCCGTGCCGGCGGACGGCGGACTGGCCGCGGCCAAGCGGGCCGGGAAGCTGGTCAACCTGGAGAAGGAGCTGGTGGACCGGCCGTTGCCGACCGGCACGACCGGGATCGGGCACACCCGCTGGGCCACCCACGGCGGTCCCACGGATGCGAACGCGCATCCGCACCTGGACAACGCGGGCCGGGTCGCCGTCGTCCACAACGGGATCATCGAGAACTTCGCCGAACTCCGCGGCGAACTGGCCGAACGCGGCCACGAACTGGCCTCCGAGACCGACACCGAGGTCGTCGCGCACCTGCTCGCCGAGGAGTTCTCGGTCTGCGCCGACCTGGCGGAGGCGATGCGGCTGGTGTGCCGGCGTCTGGAAGGCGCGTTCACCCTGGTGGCGGTGCACGCGGACATGCCGGACGTGGTCGTGGGCGCGCGCCGCAACTCGCCGCTCGTGGTCGGTGTCGGCGAGGGCGAGGCCTTTCTCGCCTCGGACGTCACCGCCTTCATCGACCACACGCGGTCGGCGATCGAGCTGGGCCAGGACCAGGTGGTGGAGCTGCGCCGGGACGGAGTGACGGTCACCGGCTTCGACGGGCGCCCCGCCGAGGTGCGCTCCTACCACGTGGACTGGGACGCGGCGGCGGCCGAGAAGGGCGGCTACGACTACTTCATGCTCAAGGAGATCGCCGAGCAGCCCAAGGCGGTCGCCGACACGCTCCTGGGCCGCATCGACGCGGGCGGCTCGCTCCGGCTGGACGAGGTACGGATTCCGGTACGGGAGCTGCGGGAGGTCGACAAGGTCGTCATCGTGGCCTGCGGTACGGCGTTCCACGCCGGGCTGATCGCCAAGTACGCCATCGAGCACTGGACGCGGATCCCCTGCGAGGTGGAGCTGGCCAGCGAGTTCCGCTACCGGGACCCCATCCTGGGCGCGCGTTCGCTGGTCATCGCGATCTCCCAGTCCGGCGAGACCATGGACACCCTGATGGCGCTGCGGCACGCGCGCGACCAGGGCTCCAAGGTGCTGGCGATCTGCAACACCAACGGCTCGACGATCCCGCGCGAGTCGGACGCCGTGCTCTACACGCACGCGGGCCCGGAGGTCGCGGTCGCCTCGACGAAGGCGTTCCTCACCCAGCTGGTGGCCTGCTACCTGGTCGCGCTCTACCTCGGCCAGGTGCGCGGCACCAAGTGGGGCGACGAGATCCAGGCCGTGATCCGGGACCTGTCGCACATCTCCGGTGAGGTCGAGCGGGTCCTGGAGACCATGGAGCCGGTACGGCAGCTGGCACGGACGCTCGCGGACAAGCGGACCGTCCTGTTCCTCGGCCGGCACGTCGGCTACCCGGTCGCGCTGGAGGGCGCCCTCAAGCTCAAGGAGCTGGCGTACATGCACGCCGAGGGCTTCGCGGCGGGCGAGCTGAAGCACGGGCCGATCGCCCTGATCGAGGAGGACCTGCCGGTCGTGGTGGTCGTGCCCTCACCACGCGGCCGGTCCGTCCTGCACGACAAGATCGTGTCCAACATCCAGGAGATCCGGGCCCGGGGGGCGCGCACCATCGTGATCGCGGAGGAGGGCGACGAGGCGGTGGTGCCGTACGCCGACCATCTGATCCGCATCCCGGTGACGCCGACCCTGCTCCAGCCGCTGGTGGCCACGGTCCCCCTGCAGGTGTTCGCCTGCGAGCTCGCGACGGCGCGGGGCAACGAGGTGGACCAGCCGCGCAACCTGGCGAAGTCGGTGACGGTGGAGTGA